A window of the Acidithiobacillus thiooxidans ATCC 19377 genome harbors these coding sequences:
- the dusA gene encoding tRNA dihydrouridine(20/20a) synthase DusA — translation MNINKNTLESSVKILSVAPMLDWTDRHCRHFLRLICPSCVLYTEMLTTNALLLGRDPQRFLEYSAAENPLILQVGGDDPAAMRRVSRLAKEYQYDGINLNVGCPSPRVQKGSFGACLMATPELVAELMAGLSDSALPVSVKHRLGLDREEDFASLHQFVEIVAQSGCQHFIVHARNAWLKGLNPAENREIPPLRWDWVHRLKSDFPHLRIEVNGGFKTTETVLDQFAHVDGVMIGRAAYHNPMFLAEVEMVLDRRGQLPDRSVVLEQLLAYAENWGEALPAPRLSRHLHGLYFGVTGAGEWRRFLGTATVNENAAEFLRRAMQHIEKMDQAST, via the coding sequence CTCGACTGGACAGACCGTCATTGTCGGCATTTTTTGCGGCTGATTTGTCCTTCCTGCGTGCTCTACACGGAAATGCTGACGACTAATGCGCTTTTGTTGGGTCGCGATCCCCAGCGTTTCCTGGAGTATTCTGCGGCTGAAAACCCTTTGATTTTGCAGGTAGGGGGGGATGATCCGGCCGCGATGCGCCGTGTTTCCAGGCTGGCCAAGGAGTATCAATACGACGGAATCAACCTGAATGTAGGTTGTCCTTCGCCACGTGTACAAAAGGGCAGTTTTGGTGCCTGCCTCATGGCGACTCCGGAATTGGTTGCCGAGCTGATGGCAGGGCTTTCGGACAGTGCCTTACCGGTGAGTGTCAAACATCGTTTGGGATTGGATCGCGAAGAGGATTTTGCGTCTTTGCATCAATTCGTGGAAATTGTGGCGCAGTCGGGATGCCAGCATTTTATTGTGCATGCCCGTAATGCCTGGTTGAAGGGCCTGAATCCCGCAGAAAATCGGGAAATACCGCCATTACGCTGGGATTGGGTACATCGTCTGAAAAGCGATTTCCCCCACTTGCGCATTGAAGTCAATGGGGGCTTCAAGACCACTGAAACGGTACTGGATCAATTCGCTCACGTCGATGGGGTGATGATTGGTCGAGCGGCTTATCATAATCCAATGTTCCTGGCCGAAGTGGAAATGGTCCTGGACAGGCGCGGGCAATTACCTGATCGATCCGTCGTGCTCGAACAATTACTGGCTTATGCCGAAAACTGGGGAGAGGCGTTGCCTGCGCCACGCCTGAGCCGACATCTGCATGGTCTGTATTTTGGGGTTACTGGCGCTGGAGAATGGCGTCGATTTCTGGGTACGGCGACAGTCAACGAAAACGCCGCAGAATTTCTGCGGCGAGCCATGCAACATATTGAAAAAA